Proteins from one Phocoena phocoena chromosome 7, mPhoPho1.1, whole genome shotgun sequence genomic window:
- the LOC136125990 gene encoding LOW QUALITY PROTEIN: pyridoxal phosphate phosphatase PHOSPHO2-like (The sequence of the model RefSeq protein was modified relative to this genomic sequence to represent the inferred CDS: inserted 2 bases in 1 codon; substituted 1 base at 1 genomic stop codon) encodes MKILLVFDFDNTIIHDNSDTWIVQCAPEKKLPIELQDSYEKGFWTEFMGRVFKYLGDEGVREDEMKRAMISMPFTPWMVELLNFIRKNKDKFDCIIISDANSVFIGWVLEATNFHDVFDKVFTNPAAFDTNGHLTVENYHAHSCTRCPQNLCKNVVLVEFVGKXSQRGVNYTXVVYICDGRNDVCPVNFFKKNDIAMPRNRYTLQKTLSRMSQYLEPMESSVVSWSSGVEIISRLQFLIKE; translated from the exons ATGAAAATTTTGTTGGTTTTTGACTTTGACAATACAATCATACATGATAATAGTGACACCTGGATTGTACAATGTGCTCCAGAGAAAAAGCTTCCCATTGAACTACAAGATTCTTATGAAAAAGGATTTTGGACAGAATTTATGGGCAGAGTCTTTAAGTATTTGGGAGATGAAGGTGTaagagaagatgaaatgaaaagagCAATGATATCAATGCCTTTCACTCCATGGATGGTGGAACTTTTAAACTTTATAAGAAAGAACAAGGATAAATTTGACTGCATCATTATTTCAGATGCAAATTCAGTCTTCATAGGTTGGGTTTTAGAAGCTACCAATTTTCATGACGTGTTTGATAAAGTCTTTACAAATCCAGCAGCTTTTGACACCAATGGTCATCTCACTGTGGAAAATTATCATGCTCATTCTTGCACTAGGTGCCCCCaaaatctttgcaaaaatgtAGTTTTGGTAGAATTTGTAGGTAA GTCACAACGAGGAGTGAATTatacatgagttgtttatatatgtgATGGAAGAAATGATGTCTGTCCAGTAAACTTTTTCAAGAAGAATGATATTGCCATGCCACGGAATAGATATACTTTACAGAAAACTCTTTCTAGGATGTCTCAATATCTTGAGCCTATGGAGTCTTCTGTTGTATCTTGGTCTTCAGGTGTTGAAATAATTTCTCGTTTACAATTTCTAATAAAGGAGTAA